The DNA region CGACGACGAGGAATTGTCCGGGCTCCTGATCCGCGCCCAGGAGATGGCCCGGTACGTGCAGGACGGCATCCTGGACATCGGGCTGACCGGGCGGGACTGGGTCATGGAGCAGAATGCCAAAGTGAAGGAGGTCTGTCCCCTCCAGTACGCGAAAGGGGGACTGCGGCCCGTCCGCTGGGTGGTGGCCGTTCCGAACGAATCGTCCATCAGGCGCCTCGAGGATCTCAAGGGAAAGAGAGTGGCCACCGAACTTGTCCAGTACACCCGCCGGTTCCTCAAGGAGAGGGGGATCAAGGCGAACGTCGAGTTCTCGTGGGGCGCGACGGAAGTGAAGGCTCCGCGACTGGCCGACGCGATCGTGGAGCTGACCGAGACGGGGAGCACGCTTCTGGCGAACAACTTGCGGATCGTGGACACCATCTTCGAGTCCACGACCGTCCTGATCGCCAACCGGGAGGCATGGAAAGACCCGTGGAAAAGGAAAAAGATCGAGAACATCGCGTTGCTGCTCACCGGAGCCCTGCGGGCGGAGGAGAAAGTGGGGCTGAAGATGAACGTGAACCGCTCCTACCTCGACGCGGTCCTCAAGGTGC from Candidatus Deferrimicrobiaceae bacterium includes:
- the hisG gene encoding ATP phosphoribosyltransferase codes for the protein MRKKAGRVLSIGLPKGSLQDSTIKLFRKAGFTISVGSRSYVPTIDDEELSGLLIRAQEMARYVQDGILDIGLTGRDWVMEQNAKVKEVCPLQYAKGGLRPVRWVVAVPNESSIRRLEDLKGKRVATELVQYTRRFLKERGIKANVEFSWGATEVKAPRLADAIVELTETGSTLLANNLRIVDTIFESTTVLIANREAWKDPWKRKKIENIALLLTGALRAEEKVGLKMNVNRSYLDAVLKVLPALQNPTIASLSKAGWFSLEVIVDEKTVRELIPILKNTGASGIVEYPLNKVIP